A region from the Silene latifolia isolate original U9 population chromosome 7, ASM4854445v1, whole genome shotgun sequence genome encodes:
- the LOC141592873 gene encoding ubiquitin-like modifier-activating enzyme atg7, whose translation MNKIGSKLEFAPLQSLLDEGFWHKLTNLKLNSWGLDESAVPLTGFFAPCSHPQLSNHLTLLSESLPSESGEVPSSSSIHTNRNRCPVPGTLYNLNTMEGFNDLDEEKLLKEEAEKIWIDIHNGNIEKDCSRLLRFLLISFADLKKWEFYYRVAFPAIMLNPPATLVDLKPASQWLSLEEAKSLSTACNEWRNSTTTTGVPFFLVTIASNSHATLRHLNEWESCRQDNEKILFGFYDPCHSPKYPGWPLCNFLAFLYSRWNLETVHVFCYRESRGFADMKSSLIVEARISPQEWKDQNHVPQDIGWELYKRQKKTRSINLATSLDPTRLAESAADLNLKLMRWRALPSLNIDLLSETRCLLIGAGTLGCQVARTLMAWGVRKITLLDSGKVAISNPLRQSLYTLKDCGQDKATAAENSLRSIYPSVDAKGVVMSIPMPGHPVSIQEEKKIMDDCGQLQELVNSHDVVFLLTDTRESRWLPTLLCATANKITINAALGFESYLVMRHGTGPVSSSPEVTNELSSSFGNLSIGDKSGGQRLGCYFCNDVVAPVDSTANRTLDQQCTVTRPGVAPIASALAVELLVGVLHHPLGMYAPAEISGSNERLSDDLPLGILPHQIRGSISQFSQMTLVGHASNSCTACSNIVVSEFQKNGMDFLMKAINHPTYLEDLTGLTELKKTANLFEPDWDYEDELENDECAEI comes from the exons ATGAACAAAATTGGATCAAAATTGGAATTTGCACCTCTACAAAGTTTACTTGATGAGGGTTTTTGGCataaattgacaaacttaaagcTCAATTCTTGGGGTCTTGATGAATCTGCTGTTCCTCTTACTG GTTTTTTTGCACCATGTTCGCATCCTCAATTATCGAACCACTTGACTCTTCTTTCGGAATCTTTGCCATCTGAATCTGGTGAGGTTCCGTCATCAAGTTCCATTCACACGAATAGAAACAGGTGTCCTGTTCCAGGCACACTCTACAATCTGAATACGATGGAGGGTTTTAATGATCTCGACGAAGAAAAACTATtgaaggaggaagctgagaag ATTTGGATTGACATTCATAATGGAAACATTGAGAAAGATTGTTCAAGACTGTTAAGGTTTCTTCTTATTTCATTTGCCGACCTCAAGAAATGGGAGTTCTATTATAGAGTTGCTTTTCCTGCGATAATGCTGAATCCTCCTGCAACTTTGGTTGATCTGAAGCCTGCATCACAGTGGTTGAGCTTAGAAGAG GCCAAGTCCCTCTCAACTGCCTGCAATGAGTGGCGTAACTCAACCACTACTACAG GTGTCCCCTTTTTTCTTGTTACGATTGCTTCAAATTCCCATGCTACACTAAGGCATCTTAACGAGTGGGAGTCATGCAGGCAAGACAATGAGAAG attttatttggtttttatgaCCCATGCCATTCTCCAAAATACCCTGGTTGGCCTCTTTGCAACTTTCTTGCCTTCCTGTATTCAAGATGGAACCTGGAAACTGTCCACGTCTTTTGCTATCGAGAGAGTCGTGGTTTTGCAGATATGAAATCATCCCTTATCGTGGAGGCTCGGATATCTCCACAAG AGTGGAAAGACCAGAATCATGTACCTCAGGATATTGGATGGGAACTTTATAAAAGGCAAAAGAAAACGAGATCAATTAACCTTGCTACATCATTGGATCCTACTAG GTTGGCTGAATCTGCTGCTGATCTGAATTTGAAATTGATGAGATGGCGGGCATTACCTTCATTGAATATAGATCTTTTATCTGAGACTAGGTGTCTTCTCATCGGAGCTGGCACTCTAGGATGTCAGGTTGCTCGGACATTAATG GCTTGGGGAGTGAGGAAGATTACCCTCCTAGACAGTGGTAAGGTGGCCATATCTAATCCACTGAGGCAATCTTTGTATACACTGAAGGACTGTGGTCAAGATAAAGCCACCGCAGCAGAGAACAGTCTAAGGAGTATATACCCTTCTGTG GATGCAAAAGGTGTTGTGATGTCGATTCCAATGCCCGGACATCCAGTTTCGATTCAAGAAGAGAAAAAGATTATGGATGATTGTGGACAACTACAGGAGTTGGTAAATTCCCATGATGTGGTATTCTTGCTTACTGATACAAGGGAAAGTCGATGGCTTCCAACACTACTCTGTGCCACTGCTAACAAG ATTACTATCAATGCTGCTTTAGGATTTGAAAGCTACTTGGTTATGCGTCATGGTACTGGTCCCGTAAGTTCCTCTCCTGAAGTGACTAATGAACTATCGTCAAGCTTCGGCAACTTGTCTATAGGTGACAAAAGTGGTGGGCAGAGACTGGGCTGCTACTTCTGCAATGATGTGGTTGCTCCCGTGGAT TCAACTGCTAATCGCACTTTAGACCAGCAATGCACAGTCACACGCCCAGGTGTTGCTCCTATTGCTTCAGCTCTTGCAGTTGAGCTTTTAGTAGGAGTCCTACATCACCCCCTcgg TATGTATGCCCCTGCTGAAATTTCGGGATCAAATGAGAGACTAAGCGATGATCTTCCTCTTGGCATACTACCACATCAGATTCGAGGCTCCATTTCTCAGTTTTCTCAGATGACCCTTGTTGGCCATGCTTCAAACAGTTGTACAGCTTGTAGTAATATT GTAGTATCTGAATTCCAGAAGAATGGAATGGATTTTTTAATGAAGGCAATTAATCACCCTACTTATTTGGAGGATCTCACCGGACTGACAGAGTTGAAGAAGACAGCTAACTTGTTTGAACCAGATTGGGATTATGAAGACGAACTGGAGAATGACGAATGCGCAGAAATATGA